Proteins encoded in a region of the Sugiyamaella lignohabitans strain CBS 10342 chromosome B, complete sequence genome:
- a CDS encoding putative Xaa-Pro dipeptidase (Putative X-Pro aminopeptidase; green fluorescent protein (GFP)-fusion protein localizes to the cytoplasm; YFR006W is not an essential gene; GO_component: GO:0005737 - cytoplasm [Evidence IDA] [PMID 14562095]; GO_component: GO:0016021 - integral component of membrane [Evidence IEA]; GO_component: GO:0016020 - membrane [Evidence IEA,IEA]; GO_function: GO:0004177 - aminopeptidase activity [Evidence IEA]; GO_function: GO:0016787 - hydrolase activity [Evidence IEA]; GO_function: GO:0030145 - manganese ion binding [Evidence IEA]; GO_function: GO:0046872 - metal ion binding [Evidence IEA]; GO_function: GO:0003674 - molecular_function [Evidence ND]; GO_process: GO:0008150 - biological_process [Evidence ND]; GO_process: GO:0008152 - metabolic process [Evidence IEA]; GO_process: GO:0006508 - proteolysis [Evidence IEA]) produces MTATTKYPAKSHARRSAENLKVFAKKRSVDESVANSSLIYAAASKPTLWPHCDQNIPFRQNRYFNYLTGAHDLHEGHVTYDISKDKLTLYLPPLDKEEVMWSGMPLSLEQAQAKYDVDEVKYSSELESDLKAFTGSTNRLILAVDESEEYSVVQQSDLLLEALDETRMIKDEYEISLMKRASEITDNSHLAVMSALPIEKNEGHIHAEFVYHAMRQGSKNQAYDPICCSGVNCGTLHYTKNDLPLEADKQLVLIDAGAEWENYAADVTRVFPINGEWTTEARAIYEAVLDMQTQTMNRVAPGVSWDNLHQLSHEILIKHFLELGIFKNGTPEEILESRISASFYPHGLGHMLGMDTHDTAGLANYDDPDPMFKYLRIRRNLQANMVVTVEPGIYFNKFLLEPVLSNPEQAKYIDEKVLEKYLPVGGIRIEDDVLVTDKGFYDLTKITKDADEIAKIVKAGISKGRDHFHVVV; encoded by the coding sequence ATGACAGCAACTACTAAATATCCAGCTAAATCTCACGCTCGTCGTTCGGCTGAGAACCTAAAGGTGTTCGCTAAGAAGAGATCAGTCGACGAATCAGTCGCTAATTCGAGTTTAATCTACGCGGCAGCTTCTAAACCTACCCTATGGCCCCACTGTGATCAAAATATTCCATTTCGCCAAAATCGGTATTTCAACTATTTGACTGGCGCTCATGATCTTCATGAGGGCCATGTCACCTATGATATCTCAAAGGATAAGCTTACGTTGTATCTTCCTCCTTTGGATAAGGAAGAGGTCATGTGGAGCGGTATGCCTTTGAGTCTGGAACAAGCTCAGGCCAAGTATGATGTCGACGAAGTTAAGTACTCGTCAGAATTGGAATCCGACTTGAAAGCTTTCACTGGCTCCACCAACCGTCTTATTCTTGCCGTTGATGAATCCGAAGAATACTCAGTGGTTCAACAGTCCGATTTACTTTTGGAGGCACTTGATGAAACCCGTATGATAAAAGATGAATATGAAATTTCTCTCATGAAGCGTGCCTCTGAAATCACTGATAATTCTCACCTAGCTGTAATGTCTGCCTTGCCAATCGAAAAGAATGAGGGACATATCCATGCTGAGTTTGTTTACCACGCCATGCGCCAAGGATCTAAGAACCAGGCTTATGACCCTATTTGCTGCTCTGGTGTCAACTGTGGCACCTTGCACTATACTAAGAATGATCTCCCTCTTGAAGCTGATAAGCAGTTGGTTCTTATTGACGCCGGTGCTGAATGGGAAAATTATGCTGCGGATGTGACCAGAGTTTTTCCTATCAATGGAGAGTGGACGACTGAAGCTCGTGCCATCTATGAGGCTGTTTTGGATATGCAAACTCAGACTATGAACAGGGTCGCTCCTGGTGTATCTTGGGATAACCTCCACCAACTTTCTCACGAGATCCTCATCAAGCACTTCCTTGAGCTCggcattttcaaaaacGGTACTCCTGAAGAGATCCTCGAGTCTCGTATTTCTGCATCTTTCTATCCCCATGGTCTGGGTCATATGCTCGGTATGGATACTCATGATACCGCTGGATTGGCTAATTACGACGACCCTGATCCTATGTTCAAGTATTTGCGTATTAGAAGAAATTTGCAAGCCAATATGGTTGTCACTGTCGAGCCCGGTATTTATTTCAACAAGTTCCTCCTCGAGCCAGTTCTGTCTAACCCTGAGCAAGCTAAGTATATTGATGAAAAAGTGCTTGAGAAATACTTGCCTGTTGGAGGAATTCgtattgaagatgatgtCCTTGTTACTGACAAAGGCTTTTATGACCTTACCAAGATCACAAAGGATGCAGATGAAATCGCCAAGATTGTTAAGGCAGGAATTTCGAAAGGTAGAGATCACTTCCATGTAGTTGTATAA
- the NOP58 gene encoding RNA-processing protein NOP58 (Protein involved in producing mature rRNAs and snoRNAs; involved in pre-rRNA processing, 18S rRNA synthesis, and snoRNA synthesis; component of the small subunit processome complex, which is required for processing of pre-18S rRNA; GO_component: GO:0030686 - 90S preribosome [Evidence IDA] [PMID 12150911]; GO_component: GO:0031428 - box C/D snoRNP complex [Evidence IDA] [PMID 10094313]; GO_component: GO:0031428 - box C/D snoRNP complex [Evidence IPI] [PMID 10733567]; GO_component: GO:0031428 - box C/D snoRNP complex [Evidence IDA] [PMID 11081632]; GO_component: GO:0005730 - nucleolus [Evidence IEA]; GO_component: GO:0005730 - nucleolus [Evidence IDA] [PMID 9372940]; GO_component: GO:0005634 - nucleus [Evidence IEA]; GO_component: GO:0030529 - ribonucleoprotein complex [Evidence IEA]; GO_component: GO:0032040 - small-subunit processome [Evidence IDA] [PMID 12068309]; GO_function: GO:0003729 - mRNA binding [Evidence IDA] [PMID 23222640]; GO_process: GO:0000480 - endonucleolytic cleavage in 5'-ETS of tricistronic rRNA transcript (SSU-rRNA, 5.8S rRNA, LSU-rRNA) [Evidence IMP] [PMID 10094313]; GO_process: GO:0000447 - endonucleolytic cleavage in ITS1 to separate SSU-rRNA from 5.8S rRNA and LSU-rRNA from tricistronic rRNA transcript (SSU-rRNA, 5.8S rRNA, LSU-rRNA) [Evidence IMP] [PMID 10094313]; GO_process: GO:0000472 - endonucleolytic cleavage to generate mature 5'-end of SSU-rRNA from (SSU-rRNA, 5.8S rRNA, LSU-rRNA) [Evidence IMP] [PMID 10094313]; GO_process: GO:0006364 - rRNA processing [Evidence IEA]; GO_process: GO:0042254 - ribosome biogenesis [Evidence IEA]), with protein sequence MTFILTETSAGYALLKAKDKKIHKSDKLIQELSTPEQVANQFKVKAFAKFESASAALEEVNAIIEGKVSDKLANLLNEFKDEKKTSLVVADAKLGNAINKLPGLSFSIVSDSNSLDLFRAIRENLSSLLPGLTDKDLSTMSLGLAHSLGRHKLKFSPDKVDTMIVQAIALLDDLDKELNTYAMRIKEWYGWHFPEMAKIVQDNVAYAKVIKVMGYRSNASDTDLSEVLPEEIETQLKEAAEVSMGTEITEFDLENIKCLADQVIGFAEYREQLSSYLSARMAAIAPNLTALLGELVGARLIAHAGSLINLAKAPASTVQILGAEKALFRALKTKHDTPKYGLIYHASLIGQASGRNKGKVARMLAAKASVSLRYDALAEDRDDVATVGIEDRIKIEKRLSALEGREISSVRSVVNGRSQEKVTLKPTASYNADADALESTAMDADSDDEDSDDEEPVKEETKKQKRKRDEDEESPKKSKKSKSDKKEKKDKKEKKDKKDKKEKKEKKKNKD encoded by the coding sequence ATGACATTCATTCTCACCGAGACCTCAGCTGGTTATGCTTTATTGAAAGCTAAGGACAAGAAGATCCACAAGTCGGATAAGCTGATCCAAGAGCTTTCAACTCCTGAGCAGGTTGCTAATCAGTTCAAGGTTAAGGCCTTTGCTAAGTTTGAGTCAGCCAGTGCTGCTTTGGAAGAAGTTAATGCAATCATCGAGGGTAAAGTTTCGGATAAACTTGCAAACCTTTTGAACGAGTTTAAGGATGAAAAAAAGACTTCCCTTGTAGTTGCTGACGCAAAATTGGGAAATGCCATCAACAAATTGCCAGGACTTTCGTTCTCTATTGTCTCTGACTCCAACTCTTTGGACTTATTCAGAGCCATTCGTGAGAACTTGTCTAGTTTGTTACCTGGTCTGACCGACAAGGACTTGTCTACCATGTCTCTTGGTTTAGCACACTCTTTGGGCCGTCACAAGCTGAAATTTTCGCCAGATAAGGTGGATACTATGATTGTTCAAGCCATTGCATTGTTGGACGACCTCGACAAGGAGCTCAACACTTATGCCATGAGAATTAAGGAATGGTATGGATGGCACTTCCCCGAAATGGCCAAAATCGTTCAAGACAATGTTGCGTATGCTAAGGTTATTAAGGTCATGGGTTATAGATCTAATGCTTCTGACACTGATTTGTCCGAAGTACttccagaagaaatcgaaaCCCAACTCAAAGAAGCCGCCGAAGTTTCCATGGGTACCGAAATCACTGAATTCGATTTGGAGAATATCAAATGCCTTGCTGATCAAGTCATTGGCTTTGCTGAGTACCGTGAGCAGTTGTCAAGTTATTTATCTGCCCGTATGGCTGCCATTGCTCCTAATTTGACTGCTTTATTGGGTGAGTTAGTTGGTGCTAGATTGATTGCTCATGCTGGTAGTTTGATCAACTTGGCCAAGGCCCCTGCTTCTACCGTTCAAATTCTTGGTGCTGAGAAGGCTCTCTTCAGAGCTCTCAAGACTAAACACGATACCCCTAAATACGGTCTTATTTATCATGCCTCGCTCATTGGTCAAGCTTCTGGACGTAATAAGGGTAAGGTTGCACGTATGTTGGCTGCCAAGGCCTCGGTCAGTCTTAGATACGACGCTCTTGCTGAGGATCGTGATGACGTTGCAACTGTTGGTATTGAGGATAGAATTAAGAttgagaagagattgaGTGCTTTGGAAGGAAGAGAGATCTCTTCTGTTAGATCTGTTGTCAACGGTCGTAGCCAGGAGAAGGTTACCTTGAAGCCCACTGCCAGCTAcaatgctgatgctgatgccCTTGAGAGCACTGCAATGGACGCCGactctgatgatgaagacagTGACGATGAGGAGCCAGTTAAGGAGGAAACCAAGAagcaaaagagaaagagagacgaagatgaagagtcGCCTaagaagagcaaaaagTCCAAGTCTGAtaagaaggaaaagaaggacaagaaagagaagaaggacAAAAAGGacaagaaggagaagaaggaaaagaagaagaacaaggattga
- the AMS1 gene encoding Ams1p (Vacuolar alpha mannosidase; involved in free oligosaccharide (fOS) degradation; delivered to the vacuole in a novel pathway separate from the secretory pathway; GO_component: GO:0000329 - fungal-type vacuole membrane [Evidence IDA] [PMID 3281936]; GO_component: GO:0005773 - vacuole [Evidence IEA,IEA]; GO_function: GO:0004559 - alpha-mannosidase activity [Evidence IEA,IEA]; GO_function: GO:0004559 - alpha-mannosidase activity [Evidence ISS] [PMID 2675832]; GO_function: GO:0004559 - alpha-mannosidase activity [Evidence IDA] [PMID 3281936]; GO_function: GO:0030246 - carbohydrate binding [Evidence IEA]; GO_function: GO:0003824 - catalytic activity [Evidence IEA]; GO_function: GO:0016787 - hydrolase activity [Evidence IEA]; GO_function: GO:0016798 - hydrolase activity, acting on glycosyl bonds [Evidence IEA]; GO_function: GO:0004553 - hydrolase activity, hydrolyzing O-glycosyl compounds [Evidence IEA]; GO_function: GO:0015923 - mannosidase activity [Evidence IEA]; GO_function: GO:0046872 - metal ion binding [Evidence IEA]; GO_function: GO:0008270 - zinc ion binding [Evidence IEA]; GO_process: GO:0005975 - carbohydrate metabolic process [Evidence IEA]; GO_process: GO:0044262 - cellular carbohydrate metabolic process [Evidence ISS] [PMID 2675832]; GO_process: GO:0006013 - mannose metabolic process [Evidence IEA]; GO_process: GO:0008152 - metabolic process [Evidence IEA]; GO_process: GO:0009313 - oligosaccharide catabolic process [Evidence IMP] [PMID 12723970]) → MSSYPHLLSQPIAKKVDSIYRNRLGLFLQNGQYKTHSLPATYDLKRISSEDSVVLYVYSVDGTERPSFESATSNATTYRLAKVGDSFGPSWSTHWFRVTIKVPSDWKKISDEVIFHWDCGNEGFVFLEDGRPQVGLSGEERQEWILPKDWVKDGKWHTFYIETSCNAMFGNADPHDNIQPPTSDRYYKLATADLVLPNKTARALKHDYAAIMDCALNLSEDSWQKHRALEVANEIIDTFDEADPDTTLPKCREIAAKFLGNQVDSAAIFDSTASVERVMNGSEAVISGLGHCHIDTAWLWPYAETRRKIGRSWASQLDLIQRYPEYNFACSQAVQYQWLKEDYPELFERLKKQVEAGRFIPVGGSWVECDTNIPSGESVARQFLYGQRFFQDNFNLRSNTFWLPDTFGYSAQIPQLCRQAGIERFLTQKLSWNNINKFPNTTFNWVALDGSQVICHMPPADTYNSNCSVSELKLSVNNNKNRGIHEKSLLLFGYGDGGGGPTTDMLERMRRNRGISDTVGEIPRVEMHGNVDKFFDQIAVRTDEGKKLVSWIGELYFEFHRGTYTTQANTKKNNRASEVLLHDVEFAATIASIVNPAYQYPKAKIDEMWELTLLNQFHDVLPGSSIEMVYQDVDNIYSEINKIGTEILRGSLDATGIHLVDDGTQTTNLLGLNTLPWQRSEIVKVPIVSKGSVGSEYVHLVSDPSSQALAFSAVSQKSNSPTVTVKEVKKGVFVFENSNLRATITGGLLTSLYDKANNYEMVPENEKGNQFVIFEDQPLNWQGWDTEVYSLNKAKKVPAGTTKIVENGPLHAAIVVEQQISERSWIKTTISLDAVVDTDPLGGTSNLSCLEYNSEVEWRESCKFLKVEFPVDVHEDFATYDSMYGSVKRPTHYNTMWDVAKFEVCCHKYADLSDFSYGVTVLNDSKYGFSAHGNIMRLSLLRSAKAPDGNADMGRHNIRYAILGHAGRINANVIRVAHNFNHPLRVFSVQDDSKIAASTALYKVGTLVRFSGPENIIVSAVKRGEDDPDVISNAKTTNIGARKTKSVIVRLHDSLGGKTSGDIVTLLPVKKVFKSNILEDDGEEVEFHASSDGVHIPVTLRAFEIATYRLELA, encoded by the coding sequence ATGAGTTCATATCCTCATTTGTTATCGCAACCCATCGCGAAGAAAGTCGATTCAATCTACCGCAACCGTTTGGGTCTCTTCTTACAAAATGGCCAATACAAAACCCACAGTTTGCCAGCTACCTACGACTTGAAACGTATCTCCTCGGAGGATTCAGTGGTTCTTTATGTTTACTCAGTTGATGGTACTGAAAGACCCAGTTTTGAATCAGCAACGTCTAATGCTACGACTTACCGCCTGGCAAAGGTAGGTGACAGTTTTGGTCCTTCATGGAGTACACATTGGTTCCGTGTCACGATTAAAGTTCCGTCAGACTGGAAAAAGATATCTGATGAAGTTATTTTCCACTGGGATTGTGGTAACGAAGGGTTTGTGTTCTTAGAGGATGGAAGACCACAAGTCGGATTATCTGGCGAAGAGAGACAAGAGTGGATTCTCCCAAAAGATTGGGTAAAGGACGGTAAATGGCATACATTTTATATTGAAACTAGTTGCAATGCTATGTTTGGCAATGCAGACCCTCACGACAATATCCAGCCACCTACAAGTGATAGATATTATAAATTGGCTACTGCTGATTTAGTTTTACCAAACAAGACGGCCCGTGCGTTGAAACATGACTATGCTGCCATTATGGATTGTGCTTTGAATCTCTCAGAAGATTCTTGGCAAAAGCATCGCGCCTTGGAAGTTGCTAATGAGATTATTGACACTTTTGATGAGGCTGATCCTGATACAACTCTTCCGAAGTGTAGAGAAATTGCTGCCAAATTCCTTGGTAACCAGGTTGACTCAGCTGCAATTTTCGACTCGACTGCTAGTGTAGAAAGGGTTATGAATGGCTCAGAGGCTGTGATAAGTGGTTTAGGACATTGCCATATCGATACCGCTTGGCTCTGGCCCTATGCTGAGACTCGTCGAAAAATTGGACGTTCGTGGGCAAGTCAATTGGATCTGATTCAGCGTTACCCTGAGTATAATTTCGCTTGCTCACAAGCAGTGCAATATCAGTGGCTCAAGGAGGACTATCCAGAGTTATTTGAGCGTCTAAAAAAGCAAGTCGAAGCCGGTAGATTTATTCCGGTCGGCGGTTCTTGGGTAGAGTGTGATACTAACATTCCTTCCGGCGAATCTGTTGCTCGTCAGTTTTTATACGGTCAAAGGTTCTTCCAGGATAATTTCAACCTTCGTTCGAATACTTTTTGGCTGCCAGACACTTTTGGTTATAGTGCACAAATTCCTCAGCTCTGTCGTCAGGCGGGAATAGAGCGGTTTTTGACTCAGAAATTGAGCTggaacaacatcaacaagtTCCCCAACACCACTTTCAATTGGGTGGCCCTGGATGGTAGTCAAGTTATTTGTCATATGCCACCTGCTGACACTTACAACTCCAATTGTTCCGTTTCTGAGCTGAAACTGTcggtcaacaacaacaagaatcGTGGCATTCATGAAAAGTCGTtgcttttgtttggttATGGtgacggtggtggtggcccTACAACTGACATGTTGGAGAGAATGCGAAGAAACAGAGGAATTTCAGACACAGTAGGTGAAATACCCCGGGTTGAAATGCATGGTAATGTTGACAAATTTTTTGACCAAATTGCTGTGAGAACTGATGAGGGAAAGAAACTTGTTTCTTGGATAGGCGAACTTTACTTTGAGTTTCACCGTGGTACTTATACTACTCAAGCGAAtacaaagaagaacaatAGGGCCAGCGAGGTCTTGCTCCACGATGTTGAGTTTGCTGCCACTATTGCTTCAATTGTCAACCCTGCCTACCAGTATCCCAAGGCAAAGATTGACGAGATGTGGGAGCTCACTTTGTTGAACCAATTTCATGACGTTTTACCAGGATCGTCCATAGAGATGGTGTATCAGGATGTTGATAACATCTATTCGGAAATTAACAAGATTGGTACTGAGATTTTGCGTGGATCTCTCGATGCTACTGGTATCCACCTCGTCGACGATGGCACTCAAACTACGAATTTGCTGGGCCTCAATACGCTTCCTTGGCAGAGATCTGAAATTGTCAAAGTGCCTATAGTTTCAAAAGGTAGTGTTGGCTCGGAATATGTTCACCTTGTCTCAGACCCGTCATCACAAGCTCTCGCCTTCTCGGCAGTCAgtcaaaaatcaaatagtCCAACTGTGACAGTGAAGGAAGTGAAGAAAGGCGTGTTTGTCTTTGAGAATTCAAATCTCCGTGCCACTATCACCGGAGGCTTATTGACAAGCCTTTACGATAAGGCGAATAACTACGAGATGGTCCCCGAAAATGAGAAGGGTAATCAGTTCGTTATTTTTGAAGATCAGCCATTAAATTGGCAAGGTTGGGATACAGAAGTTTATTCTCTCAACAAGGCCAAGAAGGTACCTGCCGGTACAACTAAAATAGTGGAAAATGGGCCCTTGCATGCGGCCATTGTCGTAGAACAACAAATCAGTGAGCGTAGTTGGATCAAGACAACTATCTCTCTAGACGCTGTTGTTGACACAGACCCTCTAGGGGGTACTAGTAACCTCTCTTGTTTAGAGTACAACAGTGAGGTTGAATGGCGCGAGTCTTGTAAATTTCTCAAAGTTGAATTTCCTGTTGATGTTCATGAGGACTTTGCTACATATGACTCGATGTATGGCAGTGTTAAAAGACCGACTCATTATAATACAATGTGGGACGTTGCCAAGTTTGAAGTCTGTTGTCACAAATACGCAGACTTATCTGACTTCTCTTACGGTGTAACTGTTCTCAATGATTCCAAGTATGGTTTCTCGGCACATGGAAATATCATGAGACTGTCTTTATTGCGGTCAGCAAAAGCTCCCGATGGAAATGCTGACATGGGAAGACATAATATCAGATATGCTATTTTGGGACATGCAGGAAGGATCAATGCTAACGTCATTCGCGTGGCCCACAACTTCAATCACCCATTGAGAGTGTTTTCAGTACAGGATGATAGCAAAATTGCGGCTTCAACTGCTCTTTACAAGGTTGGAACCTTAGTTCGCTTTTCTGGccctgaaaatattattgtCAGCGCTGTTAAAAGGGGAGAAGATGATCCTGATGTCATTTCAAATGCAAAGACTACCAACATTGGCGCTCGTAAGACCAAATCTGTTATTGTTCGCCTTCATGATAGTTTGGGAGGGAAGACCTCGGGTGATATTGTTACGTTGTTGCCAGTCAAAAAGGTCTTCAAATCAAACATTCTTGAGGATGAcggagaagaagttgagTTCCACGCGTCTTCTGATGGAGTGCATATTCCAGTCACTCTGAGAGCCTTCGAAATTGCCACCTACAGACTTGAACTTGcttaa